One Cryptosporangium phraense genomic window carries:
- a CDS encoding PaaI family thioesterase, with the protein MTDEVLSIQERLYPDLACFGCGHANDRGLKLRSYEADGYVVATFTPWPEHDNGLGYLNGGIISTVLDCHSAAAVTSEATHRGWPALPGAALPYVTAGLNVRYLRPSPLHEAVELRATITAASEAEMTAEVELIWDDKPRATATAHWKRWRPRP; encoded by the coding sequence ATGACCGACGAGGTGCTGAGCATTCAGGAACGGCTCTATCCGGACCTGGCCTGCTTCGGATGCGGGCACGCCAACGACCGCGGACTGAAACTTCGGAGCTACGAAGCGGACGGCTACGTGGTCGCCACGTTCACCCCGTGGCCGGAACACGACAACGGGCTGGGCTACCTCAACGGCGGCATCATCTCGACGGTCCTCGATTGCCACAGCGCCGCCGCCGTGACGTCCGAAGCGACCCACCGAGGCTGGCCCGCCCTCCCGGGCGCCGCGCTGCCGTACGTGACGGCGGGCCTGAACGTGCGCTACCTACGCCCGAGTCCTCTGCACGAGGCAGTAGAACTCCGGGCGACGATCACGGCCGCCAGTGAGGCCGAGATGACCGCGGAGGTGGAGCTGATCTGGGACGACAAGCCCCGAGCCACCGCCACCGCCCACTGGAAACGCTGGCGCCCCCGCCCCTAG
- a CDS encoding HNH endonuclease codes for MDVLVLNADLGPLHRVSFRHAVRMLVRRVAEVHESHPGRLVGTYPAPRVVRLVNYVVTRWRHSRGPGWSRAGVLARDGRRCGYCGRPASTVDHVLPRSRGGVNSWSNTVAACGPCNQRKGDRTPAEARMPLRLTPASPTWSALAR; via the coding sequence GTGGACGTCCTCGTATTGAACGCCGACCTCGGCCCGCTGCACCGGGTCAGTTTCCGGCACGCGGTCCGGATGTTGGTCCGACGCGTCGCCGAGGTGCACGAGTCTCACCCCGGCCGCCTTGTCGGCACCTATCCGGCGCCTCGGGTCGTGCGGCTCGTGAACTACGTCGTGACCCGGTGGCGGCACAGTCGTGGGCCGGGCTGGTCCCGGGCCGGTGTACTGGCTCGGGACGGGCGTCGCTGCGGGTACTGCGGACGCCCGGCCTCGACCGTCGATCACGTGCTGCCGCGGTCGCGCGGCGGGGTCAACAGCTGGTCGAACACGGTCGCGGCCTGCGGTCCGTGCAACCAGCGGAAGGGTGACCGGACGCCGGCCGAGGCCCGGATGCCCCTCCGCCTCACCCCCGCGTCGCCCACCTGGTCGGCCCTGGCCCGCTGA
- a CDS encoding helix-turn-helix transcriptional regulator, which yields MRRVPGDLLVHLRRARDHADLHYREPLDLETLATVAGLSKYYFQRTFTATYGLSPAAYVSQRRVERAQDLLRATNLTVTEVCVEVGFASLGSFSSRFRDLVGETPTEFQRRWAASGAPHIPGCFILMWGLAERASEEKPPPDEQN from the coding sequence GTGCGGCGCGTGCCCGGGGACCTGCTCGTCCACCTGCGACGAGCCCGCGACCACGCCGACCTCCACTACCGCGAACCGCTCGACCTCGAAACACTGGCCACCGTCGCCGGCCTCTCCAAGTACTACTTCCAGCGCACCTTCACCGCGACCTACGGGCTCTCACCCGCGGCCTACGTCTCGCAACGCCGGGTCGAACGGGCCCAGGACCTCCTCCGCGCCACCAACCTCACGGTCACCGAGGTCTGCGTCGAGGTCGGCTTCGCCAGCCTGGGATCGTTCAGCAGCCGCTTCCGCGACCTCGTCGGCGAGACCCCGACGGAATTCCAGCGCCGCTGGGCTGCCTCCGGCGCACCCCACATCCCGGGCTGCTTCATCCTGATGTGGGGTCTGGCGGAAAGAGCAAGCGAGGAGAAGCCCCCTCCCGACGAGCAAAACTAA
- a CDS encoding VOC family protein yields MITNIAITSVFVKDVDASKAFYIDVLGFAEHTDITLSDGSYRWCTVMHPSQPELQVHLTVPGPPHSPEMVDAITRALDEGGMHGLGLSVDDCRKTYDDLLAKGVEFIQAPEERPYGVEAVARDNSGNWMVLVEPRPFS; encoded by the coding sequence ATGATCACGAACATCGCCATCACCAGCGTCTTCGTCAAGGACGTCGACGCCTCCAAGGCCTTCTACATCGACGTACTCGGGTTCGCCGAGCACACCGACATCACGCTCTCCGACGGCTCCTACCGCTGGTGCACGGTCATGCACCCGAGCCAGCCCGAACTCCAGGTCCACCTCACGGTCCCGGGGCCGCCGCACTCGCCCGAGATGGTCGACGCGATCACCCGGGCGCTGGACGAAGGCGGCATGCACGGCCTCGGCCTGAGCGTCGACGACTGCCGGAAGACCTACGACGACCTGCTGGCCAAGGGCGTCGAGTTCATCCAAGCCCCGGAGGAGCGCCCGTACGGCGTCGAGGCCGTCGCCCGGGACAACTCCGGTAACTGGATGGTGCTCGTCGAGCCCCGTCCGTTCAGCTGA
- a CDS encoding gluconokinase, which yields MRATKPTVVVMGVTGCGKSTIGQLLAEKLGVDFAEGDDLHPPENIAKMTAGHPLTDEDRWPWLARIADWLRDHAADGGVIPCSSLKRAYRDKLREGDPDVWFLHVDVDRETILKRVSERKHHFMPVSLVDSQFATLELLQDDENGAAIDGTQTPEQIVEEALNRL from the coding sequence ATGCGAGCAACGAAGCCGACCGTCGTCGTGATGGGTGTGACCGGTTGCGGTAAGAGCACGATCGGGCAGCTCCTGGCCGAGAAGCTCGGCGTCGACTTCGCCGAGGGCGACGACCTGCACCCGCCGGAGAACATCGCCAAGATGACCGCCGGTCACCCGCTGACCGACGAGGACCGGTGGCCGTGGCTCGCCAGGATCGCCGACTGGCTCCGGGATCACGCCGCCGACGGCGGCGTGATCCCGTGCTCGTCGCTCAAGCGCGCCTACCGCGACAAGCTGCGCGAAGGCGATCCGGACGTCTGGTTCCTGCACGTGGACGTCGACCGGGAGACGATTCTCAAGCGGGTGAGCGAGCGCAAGCACCACTTCATGCCGGTGTCGCTCGTCGACTCGCAGTTCGCGACCCTCGAACTGCTCCAGGACGACGAGAACGGCGCCGCGATCGACGGCACGCAGACGCCCGAGCAGATCGTCGAGGAGGCGTTGAACCGGCTATGA
- a CDS encoding DNA polymerase domain-containing protein — MTERDGVTLTNLDQPLFDGSDATKGDLVEYLDAVRDRIIPHLHDRPLSVMRLLRGQRPFMQKNLPKYTPEWVPRVEHWAESSHRQVTYGLCNDRKTLLWFANQRAIEYHAALVRADHWDRPTHLIMDIDPPEGHPFAVAAKAALLVKAALDDVNMAGAVKTSGAKGLHIFVPLAEATHEDVAAAQRALAVRAEKLDPALATTAFIREDRGDKVFLDATRAGGATVVSVYSPRIRPGTPVSFPVPWDDLESVSPRDFTLRNASALVEKADPWADAMPAPQALDAGLVAEGHTIPVARVQAMHEGKRRKAAARKQAEE; from the coding sequence ATGACCGAGCGCGACGGCGTCACCCTGACCAACCTCGACCAGCCACTGTTCGACGGGTCCGACGCGACCAAGGGCGACCTGGTCGAGTACCTGGACGCCGTCCGCGACCGGATCATCCCGCACCTGCACGACCGGCCGCTCTCGGTGATGCGGCTGCTGCGCGGCCAGCGGCCGTTCATGCAGAAGAACCTGCCGAAGTACACGCCGGAGTGGGTGCCGCGGGTCGAGCACTGGGCCGAGTCGTCGCACCGGCAGGTCACCTACGGGCTCTGCAACGACCGGAAGACCCTGCTCTGGTTCGCCAACCAGCGGGCGATCGAGTACCACGCGGCGCTGGTGCGGGCCGACCACTGGGACCGCCCGACGCACCTGATCATGGACATCGACCCGCCCGAGGGGCACCCGTTCGCGGTCGCGGCGAAGGCCGCGCTGCTGGTCAAGGCCGCCCTCGACGACGTGAACATGGCCGGCGCGGTGAAGACGAGCGGCGCCAAGGGCCTGCACATCTTCGTGCCGCTGGCCGAAGCGACCCACGAGGACGTCGCCGCCGCCCAGCGCGCGCTCGCGGTGCGGGCCGAGAAGCTCGATCCCGCGCTGGCGACCACCGCGTTCATCCGGGAGGACCGCGGCGACAAGGTCTTCCTCGACGCGACCCGGGCCGGCGGCGCGACCGTCGTGTCGGTGTACAGCCCGCGGATCCGGCCGGGCACCCCGGTTTCGTTCCCGGTGCCCTGGGACGACCTCGAATCGGTGTCGCCGCGCGATTTCACGCTGCGGAACGCGTCCGCATTGGTGGAGAAGGCGGACCCGTGGGCCGACGCGATGCCGGCGCCGCAGGCGTTGGACGCCGGGCTGGTCGCGGAGGGGCACACGATCCCGGTCGCCCGGGTGCAGGCGATGCACGAGGGGAAGCGCCGCAAAGCGGCCGCCCGCAAGCAAGCGGAGGAATGA
- a CDS encoding hemerythrin domain-containing protein, giving the protein MRVLSGEVASATGPARAAAFADLRRLITVHETAEQLVLHPRMRGLSDGVDALVAQEHHGTELLAELERLDPSSADFDARFTRLAVEIVAHADHEELEEFPLVRERLPLEERQRMGHALRVAEDSAHPEPAHRVVDRIREALAGLFSSH; this is encoded by the coding sequence ATGAGGGTTTTGTCCGGCGAGGTCGCAAGCGCGACCGGGCCGGCCCGGGCGGCGGCGTTCGCGGACCTGCGCCGGCTCATCACCGTGCACGAGACTGCCGAGCAGCTGGTGCTGCACCCGCGGATGCGCGGCCTGTCCGACGGGGTCGACGCGCTCGTCGCGCAGGAGCACCACGGCACCGAGCTGCTGGCCGAGCTCGAGCGGCTGGATCCGTCGTCGGCCGACTTCGACGCGCGGTTCACCCGGCTCGCGGTCGAGATCGTCGCGCACGCCGACCACGAGGAGCTCGAGGAGTTCCCGCTGGTCCGGGAGCGGCTGCCGCTCGAGGAACGGCAGCGGATGGGGCACGCGCTGCGGGTCGCCGAGGACTCGGCCCACCCCGAACCCGCCCACCGGGTGGTCGACCGGATCCGCGAGGCACTAGCCGGCCTCTTCAGCTCGCACTGA
- a CDS encoding RNA polymerase subunit sigma-70: protein MNLEGHRRELHVHCYRMLASFDDAEDAVQETFLRAWRGRERVEGSTEVRAWLYRIATNVCLDALRRTARSPSTDPHWLQPYPDQLLPESVVESRETIALAFIVALQVLPPRQRAVFLARDVLGWPAADAAAMLGISVAAANSALQRARSQLSGRVPARSEWTAPVLTVEDKALLAEFVRANEENDPGAAVRIAAQDIRITMPPDHLEFRGLDAIAPLIERAVGPQREGDWRLVPTAVNRMPAAASYLRRPGDSLFRGFKLDVLRVVDGRIAEITTFGVSTFAALGLPSVRAEEAG, encoded by the coding sequence ATGAACCTAGAGGGCCACCGCCGCGAGCTGCACGTCCACTGCTACCGCATGCTCGCGTCGTTCGACGACGCCGAGGACGCGGTCCAGGAGACGTTCCTGCGCGCGTGGCGGGGCCGGGAGCGCGTCGAGGGCAGCACCGAGGTCCGGGCCTGGCTGTACCGGATCGCGACCAACGTCTGCCTCGACGCGCTCCGCCGCACCGCCCGGTCGCCGTCGACCGACCCGCACTGGCTGCAGCCCTACCCCGACCAGCTGCTGCCCGAGTCGGTCGTCGAGTCCCGGGAGACGATCGCGCTGGCGTTCATCGTCGCGCTGCAGGTCCTGCCGCCGCGTCAGCGGGCCGTGTTCCTGGCCCGGGACGTGCTCGGCTGGCCGGCCGCCGACGCGGCGGCGATGCTGGGAATCAGCGTCGCCGCCGCGAACAGCGCGCTGCAGCGGGCCCGTTCTCAACTCTCCGGACGGGTGCCCGCGCGGTCGGAGTGGACGGCCCCGGTGCTGACCGTCGAAGACAAGGCCTTGCTGGCCGAGTTCGTCCGGGCCAACGAGGAGAACGATCCCGGCGCCGCGGTGCGGATCGCCGCGCAGGACATCCGGATCACGATGCCACCGGATCACCTCGAGTTCCGCGGGCTGGACGCGATCGCGCCGTTGATCGAGCGGGCGGTCGGCCCGCAGCGCGAGGGCGACTGGAGGCTCGTCCCGACCGCGGTCAACCGGATGCCGGCCGCGGCCAGTTACCTGCGCCGGCCGGGCGATTCGCTGTTCCGCGGGTTCAAGCTCGACGTGCTGCGGGTGGTGGACGGCCGGATCGCCGAGATCACGACGTTCGGGGTCTCCACGTTCGCCGCGCTCGGGCTGCCGTCAGTGCGAGCTGAAGAGGCCGGCTAG
- a CDS encoding VOC family protein: MDYKLEVVIVPVADIDLAKAFYLDRMGFRLDVDYSAGPDFRVVQLTPSGSHCSITLMRNQMAPGSQKGLHLVVDDLEAARKELADRGLAVGEPFHFGPEGQTPGLHPERASYGSFLQIDDPDGNVWLLQEVTDRTPRG; this comes from the coding sequence GTGGATTACAAGCTGGAAGTCGTCATCGTCCCGGTCGCCGACATCGACCTCGCCAAGGCCTTCTACCTCGACCGGATGGGCTTCCGGCTGGACGTCGACTACAGCGCCGGACCGGACTTCCGGGTCGTGCAGCTCACCCCGAGCGGCTCGCACTGCTCCATCACGCTGATGCGTAACCAGATGGCGCCCGGCTCGCAGAAAGGCCTGCACCTCGTCGTCGACGACCTGGAGGCGGCCCGGAAGGAGCTCGCCGACCGCGGGCTGGCCGTCGGGGAGCCGTTCCACTTCGGCCCCGAGGGCCAGACGCCCGGCCTGCACCCGGAGCGCGCCAGCTACGGCTCGTTCCTGCAGATCGACGACCCGGACGGCAACGTGTGGCTGCTGCAGGAGGTCACCGACCGGACGCCCCGAGGATGA
- a CDS encoding response regulator transcription factor: protein MTVRVLIVDDDALVRAGLEMMLGQFDDLAVVGSIGDGADVPPAVNDVRPDVVLMDIRMPLIDGLTATEQVRARPDPPEVIVLTTFDTDRHIRRAMRAGASGFLLKHTPPAEIAEAIRRVAGGEPMLSPDVIRRVMTFAAEPAPDLRRDEARRRLQSLSEGERSVATLVGRGRTNSEIGRELLMSTATVKAYMTRILTKLDLTNRVQVALLVHDAE, encoded by the coding sequence GTGACCGTCCGGGTCCTGATCGTGGACGACGACGCGCTGGTCCGCGCCGGTCTGGAGATGATGCTCGGCCAGTTCGACGACCTCGCCGTCGTCGGCTCGATCGGTGACGGCGCCGACGTCCCACCGGCCGTCAACGACGTGCGTCCGGACGTCGTCCTGATGGACATTCGGATGCCGTTGATCGACGGGCTGACGGCGACGGAGCAGGTGCGAGCACGGCCGGACCCACCCGAGGTGATCGTGCTGACCACGTTCGACACGGATCGGCACATCCGGCGGGCGATGCGGGCCGGGGCGAGCGGGTTCCTGCTCAAGCACACGCCGCCGGCCGAGATCGCGGAGGCGATCCGCCGGGTCGCCGGCGGGGAGCCGATGCTGTCGCCGGACGTGATCCGGCGGGTGATGACGTTCGCCGCCGAGCCGGCCCCCGACCTGCGGCGGGACGAGGCGCGGCGGCGGCTGCAGTCGCTGTCCGAGGGCGAGCGGTCGGTGGCGACGCTGGTCGGACGCGGCCGCACGAACTCCGAGATCGGCCGCGAGCTGCTGATGAGCACGGCCACGGTCAAGGCCTACATGACGAGGATCCTGACGAAACTCGACCTCACCAACCGGGTCCAGGTAGCCCTGCTGGTCCACGACGCGGAGTGA
- a CDS encoding sensor histidine kinase, translating into MKRIDAGLIGLSALLGLFFVADSHLEYPAVDVTIGVLAVAGPLVARRRWTVPIAIGLIPLMVFSTTSMGPAAVTLALVARYRSWPVTLAVAGTHAALVTGAFTAVAYGQPEYGIAIIAVLALDVALVAVGRLVRSQRLLVQSWQARAREAEEGQRLRVEEARHAERERIAREMHDVLAHRISLLAVHAGALEVRRTAPDDERRAAGVVRESAYAALEDLRAVIGLLREPGDADRPQPTLADVPALIEQSREAGTPITFDDRRRDEASAENAGRHVYRVVQEGLTNARKHAPDAPVRIVLAERDRGLAVEITNALTGPSWLPGAGSGLVGLGERMQLVGGRLEHGRTDGGDFRLYAWVPSS; encoded by the coding sequence GTGAAGCGGATCGACGCCGGCCTGATCGGGCTGTCGGCGCTGCTCGGCCTGTTCTTCGTCGCCGACTCCCACCTTGAGTACCCGGCCGTCGACGTCACGATCGGCGTCCTGGCCGTCGCCGGGCCGCTGGTGGCCCGCCGCCGCTGGACGGTCCCGATCGCGATCGGGCTGATCCCGCTGATGGTGTTCTCGACGACGTCGATGGGGCCGGCCGCGGTGACGCTCGCGCTCGTCGCCCGCTACCGCTCCTGGCCGGTGACGCTCGCGGTCGCCGGTACCCACGCGGCCCTCGTCACCGGCGCGTTCACCGCGGTCGCCTACGGGCAGCCGGAGTACGGAATCGCGATCATCGCCGTGCTCGCGCTGGACGTCGCCCTCGTCGCGGTCGGCCGGCTCGTCCGGTCGCAGCGGCTGCTCGTCCAGTCGTGGCAGGCGCGGGCCCGGGAGGCCGAGGAGGGCCAGCGGCTCCGGGTCGAGGAGGCCCGCCACGCCGAGCGCGAGCGGATCGCCCGCGAGATGCACGACGTGCTCGCGCACCGGATCTCGCTGCTCGCCGTCCACGCGGGCGCGCTCGAGGTGCGCCGCACCGCGCCCGACGACGAGCGGCGCGCGGCCGGCGTCGTCCGCGAGTCCGCGTACGCGGCGCTGGAGGACCTCCGCGCGGTCATCGGCCTGCTCCGCGAGCCCGGCGACGCCGACCGTCCGCAGCCGACGCTGGCCGACGTGCCCGCGCTGATCGAGCAGTCCCGCGAGGCCGGCACCCCGATCACGTTCGACGACCGCCGCCGCGACGAGGCGAGCGCCGAGAACGCGGGCCGGCACGTCTACCGGGTCGTCCAGGAGGGGCTCACGAACGCCCGCAAGCACGCGCCGGACGCCCCGGTCCGCATCGTGCTGGCCGAGCGCGACCGCGGGCTGGCCGTCGAGATCACGAACGCGCTGACCGGCCCGTCGTGGTTGCCCGGCGCGGGCAGCGGCCTCGTCGGCCTGGGCGAACGCATGCAGCTGGTCGGTGGCCGCCTGGAGCACGGCCGCACCGACGGCGGCGACTTCCGCCTGTACGCCTGGGTGCCGTCGTCGTGA
- a CDS encoding maleylpyruvate isomerase N-terminal domain-containing protein, whose protein sequence is MEPVTGDDVTAGVNLLRRAFADVPDNAWRVPAGDLAWSCWETLEHLIDDLFSYAIQVAASDPPRDDLVPFAYHAAREGGPMNSLFLQPSAGTAGLLQSLEVCGVFLAGAVRDAPPDRRAHHGYGLSDPEGFAAMGVVETLVHGEDLARGLRRPWCPPADLCARSLHRLFPDAPADTDPWVTLLWATGRGTLPGHPDQGTKWRWEARPVADR, encoded by the coding sequence ATGGAACCCGTCACCGGTGACGACGTGACCGCCGGCGTCAACCTGCTCCGGCGCGCGTTCGCCGACGTGCCCGACAACGCCTGGCGGGTTCCGGCCGGCGACCTGGCCTGGAGTTGCTGGGAGACGCTCGAGCACCTCATCGACGACCTGTTCTCCTACGCGATCCAGGTCGCCGCCTCCGATCCGCCGCGCGACGACCTGGTGCCGTTCGCCTACCACGCGGCCCGCGAGGGCGGGCCGATGAACTCGCTGTTCCTGCAGCCCAGCGCGGGCACCGCCGGGTTACTCCAGTCGCTCGAGGTGTGCGGGGTGTTCCTGGCCGGCGCGGTCCGCGACGCCCCGCCCGACCGTCGCGCGCACCACGGCTACGGACTGTCCGATCCGGAGGGCTTCGCGGCGATGGGCGTCGTCGAGACGCTGGTCCACGGCGAGGACCTGGCCCGCGGGCTCCGCCGCCCGTGGTGCCCACCGGCCGACCTCTGCGCCCGGTCGCTCCACCGGCTGTTCCCGGACGCCCCGGCCGACACCGACCCCTGGGTCACGCTGCTCTGGGCGACCGGCCGCGGCACGCTACCGGGCCACCCCGACCAGGGCACGAAGTGGCGTTGGGAAGCCCGCCCGGTCGCTGACCGATAA
- a CDS encoding SRPBCC family protein translates to MLIYSTVIAASPGRVWNALIDPARTAHYWGHHNVSTWTPGEPWEHRRVSDGGLDVVGEVLEFDPPRRLAHTWARPEREGESRVTFDVEPVPGGVRLTVTHDGVPDDQVAVVAIGWPFVLSSLVSYVETGRAA, encoded by the coding sequence GTGCTGATCTACTCCACGGTCATCGCCGCCTCGCCCGGACGCGTCTGGAACGCGTTGATCGATCCGGCGCGCACCGCGCACTACTGGGGGCACCACAACGTCTCGACCTGGACGCCGGGGGAGCCCTGGGAGCACCGCCGGGTCAGCGACGGCGGCCTCGACGTGGTGGGGGAGGTGCTCGAGTTCGATCCGCCCCGGCGGCTCGCGCACACCTGGGCGCGGCCGGAGCGGGAGGGGGAGTCGCGGGTCACGTTCGACGTCGAACCGGTGCCGGGCGGGGTGCGGCTGACCGTGACCCACGACGGGGTGCCGGACGATCAGGTGGCGGTCGTGGCGATCGGGTGGCCGTTCGTGCTGTCGAGCCTCGTGTCGTACGTGGAGACGGGACGGGCGGCCTGA
- a CDS encoding GntR family transcriptional regulator encodes MPESLSQQIYATLREGIIRGEYPQGSRLAEQRLAEKLDVSRVPLREAVPLLERDGFVETLPRRGAIVASWSISATKDLFDLRSVLEVGATVHAARRVASGASVEPLARALKESEESVPRGDRYRIAIARSGFSDAIVELTGNALMATLMRPLSGRMTWLYYLTSELDGSDPVLGHRQLYRAISSGDERLAEAVSYARVEADRRDSLKALAQIGIE; translated from the coding sequence ATGCCCGAATCCCTCTCGCAGCAGATCTACGCGACCCTGCGCGAGGGCATCATCCGGGGCGAGTACCCACAAGGGTCGCGACTGGCCGAACAACGGCTCGCGGAGAAACTCGACGTTTCCCGCGTGCCGTTACGCGAGGCAGTGCCCCTGTTGGAGCGGGACGGATTCGTCGAGACGCTGCCCCGGCGCGGCGCCATCGTCGCGAGCTGGTCGATTAGCGCCACTAAGGACCTATTCGACCTACGTTCGGTTCTCGAAGTCGGCGCAACCGTCCACGCGGCCCGCCGAGTGGCGTCCGGCGCATCGGTCGAGCCGCTGGCTCGCGCACTGAAAGAGTCGGAGGAGAGCGTCCCGCGCGGCGACCGATATCGCATTGCGATAGCCCGTTCCGGATTTAGTGATGCGATCGTGGAACTGACCGGGAACGCGTTGATGGCAACGCTGATGCGCCCGCTTTCCGGGCGCATGACATGGCTGTACTACTTGACCTCGGAGTTGGACGGCTCCGATCCGGTACTCGGCCACCGGCAGCTCTATCGCGCGATCTCGTCCGGTGACGAGCGGCTCGCCGAAGCCGTCTCCTATGCGCGCGTCGAGGCCGATCGGCGTGACTCCCTCAAGGCCCTCGCGCAAATCGGCATCGAATAG
- a CDS encoding LysR family transcriptional regulator: MELRQLAYFLAVAETGSFTRAATAVRVAQPGVSAQIRQLERELGQPLFDRSGRTVRLTEVGEAVLPYARAALAATEAARHAVDELTGLLRGRVSVGMITSCGPLGLPEILADFHRKHPAVEVTLTEADSDDLVARLHAGTLDAAIIGLPSVPPAGLATQIVTDEPVVGAVAAGQKGPAELSIAELEHRPLISLPRGTGIRARLEDACRAAGFTPQIAFEASDPFLLADLAARDLGCAILPASVRAPGVRTVPLTPEIRGQLALAWRETGQTNPAARTFLADARAALPDCTP, translated from the coding sequence ATGGAGCTCCGTCAGCTGGCGTACTTCCTCGCGGTCGCCGAGACCGGCAGTTTCACCCGCGCGGCCACCGCGGTCCGGGTCGCCCAGCCCGGGGTCAGCGCCCAGATCCGTCAGCTCGAACGCGAGCTCGGCCAGCCCCTCTTCGACCGGTCCGGACGCACGGTGCGCCTCACCGAGGTGGGCGAAGCCGTGCTGCCCTACGCCCGTGCCGCGCTCGCCGCCACCGAGGCGGCCCGGCACGCGGTGGACGAGCTGACCGGGCTGCTCCGGGGCCGGGTCTCGGTCGGCATGATCACCTCGTGCGGGCCGCTCGGGCTCCCCGAGATCCTCGCCGACTTCCACCGCAAGCACCCGGCCGTGGAGGTCACGCTCACCGAGGCGGACTCCGACGACCTGGTCGCCCGGCTGCACGCGGGCACCCTCGACGCGGCGATCATCGGGCTCCCGTCGGTGCCGCCCGCGGGGCTCGCAACCCAGATCGTCACCGACGAGCCGGTCGTCGGGGCGGTGGCAGCCGGTCAGAAAGGCCCGGCCGAGCTGTCGATCGCCGAGCTCGAGCACCGGCCGCTGATCAGCCTGCCGCGAGGCACCGGCATCCGGGCCCGCCTCGAGGACGCCTGCCGGGCCGCCGGGTTCACCCCGCAGATCGCGTTCGAGGCCAGCGACCCGTTCCTGCTCGCCGACCTCGCCGCGCGCGACCTGGGGTGCGCGATCCTGCCCGCCTCCGTCCGGGCACCCGGCGTCCGGACCGTTCCGCTCACCCCGGAGATCCGCGGCCAGCTGGCGCTGGCCTGGCGCGAGACCGGCCAGACCAACCCGGCCGCCCGCACGTTCCTAGCCGACGCCAGAGCCGCGCTGCCCGACTGCACGCCGTAG
- a CDS encoding YybH family protein, whose translation MTAQTPEDLARLFVERANANDAAGIAELYEPDAVLGFPPGRTTVGRDAIRALFENVVAQMPEMSVEEAVPTLYFDDLALTATRPADGTGGRAQVARRQPDGTWLRILDRPEA comes from the coding sequence ATGACTGCACAGACACCCGAAGACCTGGCCCGGCTGTTCGTCGAACGGGCCAACGCGAACGACGCGGCGGGCATCGCGGAGCTGTACGAGCCGGACGCCGTGCTCGGGTTCCCGCCCGGACGGACCACGGTCGGGAGGGACGCGATCCGCGCGCTGTTCGAGAACGTCGTGGCCCAGATGCCGGAGATGTCGGTCGAGGAAGCCGTACCGACGCTGTACTTCGACGACCTGGCGCTCACCGCCACCCGGCCCGCCGACGGAACCGGCGGCCGGGCCCAGGTGGCCCGTCGCCAGCCCGACGGCACCTGGCTCCGCATCCTGGACCGGCCCGAGGCCTAA
- a CDS encoding DUF1772 domain-containing protein, translated as MLFRNISLIAATAASGLAAGLFYAFACAVMPGLRQTDDKTFVDAMQRINVAILNGWFAFGFGGALLLTVLAAVVQWRAGATTTAYWIAVAVALYVAVLVVTFAVNVPLNDQLNAAGAPDRIADLAAVRARFETSWVRWNVLRAVLSTASFVTLASAIVRRTEAPA; from the coding sequence ATGCTGTTCCGGAACATCTCGCTGATAGCGGCAACCGCCGCATCCGGCCTCGCGGCCGGACTGTTCTACGCGTTCGCCTGTGCGGTCATGCCCGGCCTGCGCCAGACCGACGACAAGACCTTCGTGGACGCCATGCAGCGCATCAACGTCGCGATCCTGAACGGGTGGTTCGCGTTCGGCTTCGGCGGGGCGCTGCTGCTGACCGTCCTCGCCGCGGTCGTCCAGTGGCGCGCGGGCGCGACCACGACCGCGTACTGGATCGCGGTGGCGGTCGCGCTGTACGTCGCCGTGCTCGTCGTGACGTTCGCGGTCAACGTGCCGCTCAACGACCAGCTGAACGCGGCCGGGGCGCCCGACCGGATCGCCGACCTGGCCGCGGTCCGGGCCCGGTTCGAGACCAGCTGGGTCCGGTGGAACGTCCTGCGCGCGGTTCTCTCGACCGCGTCGTTCGTGACGCTCGCCTCCGCGATCGTCCGGCGCACCGAGGCACCGGCTTAG